Part of the Sandaracinaceae bacterium genome, GTCGGCGCGCTCCAGGGGCGAGCGACGACGCCCTCTCGCGCAGCCCCTAGAAGCGCGTGCCCAGGCGCACCGAGAGGCCGAGCGAGACCGCGCCGCCGTTCGCGCTCAGCACCGTGATCTCGGGCAGCTGGGCCTCCAGGTACAGCGCGCTCGTGGCGTGGTACACGACGAGCGCTCCCGCGCGCACCATGAACGACGGCACCCGGTTACCGGTCAGCCCATGGAAGAAGCCCAGGTCGACGGCCGCGCCCAGATGGAGCGGACGCTGGAACGGGCTCGCCAGGTACGCGGCGCCACCGTGCAGCGCGATGCCACCCGCCGCACCGAAGTACACATCGAGCCCCGCCCGCAGCTCGAGCCCCGTGCGACCGATCGCGTAGCCGAAGAGGGCCTCGAACGTGCCGAGGGTACCGCCCGAGCCGTTCGACCCCGCGCGCAGCAGCGGGTGGACCCCCAAGCCCACCTCGAACAGCATGGGCTTGTCCGCGCCATATCGCTCGCGCCCTTCGAAGTCCGCACGCTCTCGGGCCTCGCGCTCCTCGGCCGCCTGCTGCTCGGCCGCCAGCCGGTCACGCTCCGCCTGCTCGGCGGCCTCCTGCGCGCGGCGCGCTGCTTCCTCTGCGGCGAGGCGCCCGGTCTGGTCGGCACCCGCGAGCTGCGCGACGTCGTCGCCGAGCCCCTCGGGGCGCAGGAGGGCCTGCAACAGCGCCATGAGCCGGGCGCCTTCATGCGCCCGCAGCACCTCCGCGTCGATCTCCTCCACACGGTTCTCGAGCACGTAGCCGACGCGCAGCGTGATCCAGTACCCGTCCTCACGCGCCTCGCGCACGATGGGCACCACGACCCACTGTGCGTTGTTCATCTCGGCGACGGCCCTCAGCTCGTTGGCACCCTCGGGTACCTCCTGCTGCACGGCATCGATGGCGCCAGCCTCCGAGACCGCGTCGTGCGAGAGGCCACGCACGGCCTCCGAGACGGCGTCGGTGAGATCGTCCAGGGCGTCCTGGTGCGTGTTCCCGGTGGCGCCGATGACGACCACACGGTCTGCGCGGGCGGCGCCGGTCCAACCGAGCGTCAGCGCGACGCACGCGAGCACCGCACAGTGGAGCGCCGCCCGCGAGCGGCGAGCCCCTGCGCCAACCAGCGGCCCCAGCCACCTCGCGGCGCGAGAACCTGGGTTCACGGAATTGTCGAGCATCGGTGAGGTCCGCATGGTGCGCCGCAACCTACGCAACTTCTACGCCAATTTCGAGAAAGCCTCGACCACCTCGGGGGGAGCCTGGACGAGCTCGATCAAGACCCCCTCACCGCTCAGGGGGGTTGCCTCGTTGCCCTTGGGGTGAACGAAGCAGACGTCGTAGCCCGCCGCGCCCTTCCGGATGCCGCCCGGCGTGAAGCGCATGCCCTGCGCCGTCAGCCACTCGACGGCGACGTGGATGTCGTCCACCCACAGGCCAATGTGATTGAGCGCGGGCTGATCGACGCGCGGCTTCTTCTCGGGGTCGATCGGCTGCATGAGGTCGACCTCCACCTTGAATGGGCCACTGCCGAGCACGGCGATGTCCTCGTCGACGTTCTCCTTCTCGCTCTGGAAGTTGCCGTGAAGCGTCAACCCCAGGGTGTCGACCCACAAGCGACGCAAGGCCGCCTTGTCGGGGCCGCCAACGGCGATCTGTTGAATACCAAGGACCTTGAAAGGGCGTTCGCTCACCAGCAGCTCCTGTGCGGACCCCTCGGCCCGCCGCGACGGCGCGGCGGCTGGGGGTCGCGGCGGGCACCATACACCGCCCGAGCGACGGACGCATGCCACGGGCCGTGCGTCGGTCGGCGCGTGGGACCGCTCGGGCCACCGCCGACGGGAGGGCGCCCACGAGGCCTGACGCTGCTACGGGTGAGCGGACGCGAGCGCGTCTTCGAGCGCCTCCAGGCGGGCGAGCGGCTCCTCCCCAGCAGGCGCGTCCGCGCGGTACGCGAGGCCCACCGCCCGGCGCACGCCCAGGGGCATACCGTGCTGCACCAGCCAAGGCAGTGGATCGACCGCGTTGTCCCGATACGGTCCGGGAAAGGGCTCCGCGCCGTCGCTGTCGCGCTGACGGACCTCGAAGTGCAGGTGCGACGTCATGCCGCGAAAACGTTGGTTGTTGGTGTTGCCCACACGACCCAGCTTCTCTCCCGCCACGAGCATCTGGCCGGGGACCACGAGCACCGCCGAGAGGTGCGCATAGAGCGTGAAGTCGTCCGTGTCGGGATGGTGCACGACGACCGCGTTGCCATAGCCGAGGAAGCCGTGCTGTGTGTCCGACTCCGACGCGACGTGGCGAACGACGCCTCGGCGCGCGGCGAGCACCGCAGTGCCGTAGCGCGCGCGGAAGTCGATGCCCGCGTGGAACTGCCTGCGGCGACGCAGCCGCGCGCGGCGATAGCCAAAGCCGCTGGCGACCAGCCCGAATTCGACGGGCGACACCGCCGCCTCCTCGGAGAACGTGAAGGGGCGCAGCGCGAGCTTCACGGGCATGGACACACCTCGCGTGCGACGCGCCCCGACGCCCGTCACCCGTGGGACGGCGCGCGCGCCAGCGTCGTCCGGGAGCGCGCTGGCCGGTGGCTGGCGGATGGCCAGTACCACGAGGCACAGACCCGCGAAGCTCACGGCGCGAGCGGCACGTCGTCGCGACGCGGTGGTCCGGGCGGGTGGCGCTGGGGGAACAGACACTGGCGGATAGAATGACCAGTGAGCAGGGGAGCGCAACCTGCGCGCGCGTTCAGGGCGGCGATCCCGCGTTGAGCGTGGGCACGCCGTTCTCCACAAAGGTGGTGAAGAAGTTCGTGATCAGCGCCTCCGCCGGCGGATCGGTGGCGACGAAGTGACCGCCGTCGTACTGCACGAGCCCGACGGTGTAGGTGCCACCAGTGCCGTTTCCGGTGACCGAGGCCGCGACGGCCGGCGGTCCGAAGGTCTCGTGGTCCGCGATCCGGAAGAGGTAAGGGCTCACCTGTGGGAAGCCCCCCGCCAGCGAGAGGGCCTCGATGGAGCGGGGAGGCGTGTAGGGGTCGCTGGTACCCTCGGTCTGCAGGATGCTCTTGGGCGAGAAGCCGGCCCGTGGCGCGCGGTGGATGAGATGCGCGTAGCTGGCGGTGTCGGCGACGTCCACCCACGTCTGGATGAGCGACAGCAGAGGGTGCTCGTAGACCATGTGCTCCCGCACGTTCGGGTCCATGCCCACGCCCGGCAGACCCAGGGCAAACGCGATGGCGCCTGGGATGTTGACGGGCTGGGTCTTGTCGACGACGGCGATCACGAAGACAGCCCCCGCGCCGCTGAGCACGCCGCCCTGTGCGTGGTCGTCGATGGCGAGGAACAGCGGACCGTTCACGCCACCTTGGGAGTGCCCGTAGAAGTAGATCTTGCTGGTGTCGAAGGTCACCGGCTCCGCGCGCCCGCTGACCGTGATGGGAACCGTCAGCCCGGCGATCAGGCGCGCCTGCTGCACGACATCCAGCGCGGACTGGCGCGCGTTGTCTCGCAACGACAGCGGGTTGAAGATGTTGAAGACGAAGAGGTCTGGATCGAGGCCGTCGGGGATGCGCTCGCCATGGTGGATCTGGTCGACGCCCATGACCGCAATGCCTTGTTCGGCGAGCATGCGACCCACCCCGTTGCGAGTGTACGAGCGGTAGTCGCCGCCTGTGCCGTGCGCGTAGAGGACGATGGGGAATCCTCCAGGCGGCATCGGCACGGTTGGAGGCGGGAGCGTCAGCGAGAAGCGGGCGTCGAACTCGTCCTGCACCACGGGGACACCGTCGACGATCTCGAAGTCGCCGCCGTCCGCGGCCAGGTCGTACGGGATCTCGCCGCGCTGGAAGATGGGGGACGGTCCGTAGCGCCCGAGCACCTCCACGTGGGTGGCCGCGCTGACGTTGGGAGCCCACGCGGTGGCGTCGGCCGTGGGCAGCTCGTACTCGTCGACGATGAAGTCGCGCGCGGCGAGCAGCTGCTGATAGCTGTCGCTGGTCGTGAAGACCGCCATGCTCAGGATGTCGTCGCTGTCGACGCCCGCGTTCGTCAGCGCGGTCAGGGCGGGTGCGTGGACGGCCCGCGCCGCGACGACCTCGGCCTCCGTCCCCGTGCCCAACATCGCCTCGAAGTCGAGGTCTCGCTGGAACTCGCCCCCCGCCGCCGGCTTCACGTCGCGCGTGACCACGACGGCGTAGGTGGTGTTCCACTCGAGCGGCACACCGAACACGGGCATCACGGCCACGCAGTGGTCGGGCCAGTAGCGCGTCGCCTCGTCGCGGTAGGTGACGTTCACCGGGTGTCGGGTGCCGACGTTCGGGCTGTCGGGGTCGACGTTCATCAAGAACACAGACGCGTCGGCCGCTTGCGATGCGAGGCCCGCAGGAGGCAGCGTGTCCGTGTCTACGCTCGTGGAGAAGCGCAGGTAGGTGCCGCCGCTCAGCGAGTAGCCGTGGGTGTCCGCCTCGATGGCGTCGAGGTAGCGCCGGACGATCTCGATCTCGCGCGGCTGCCGGAACTCGGACACGTCGATGGTTCCGTCAGGATTGCGGCGCACGTCGGTGGGCCACGGCAGATCGAAGAACTCGTGCGGCATCCCCTCCCGCGGCAGAGCGAACACGGCGCGCACGTCGGGAGGGAGCGGCCCTTGGTCTTCGCCGCCCAGATCGGGCACGGCGACGTCTGGCACCCCCATGTCCGCCGTCGAGCCGCCGCTCGAACCACACCCCCCGTTCACCGCGCCGCACAGCGCCAACCCCAGCACCAACCGGCGCATGTGCGCCCACAAAAAGCGATCCATCGGGTCAGTGTACGTCAGCCGAGCGCGCGTGGGAAGACCGAGGCCCCACGGGCGACCTCGCTCACCGTCGCGCGAGCGGCGCACGTTCGCACGACAGCAGGGCCTCGTAGTGTTGCCGCGCGGGGTCGGTCAGAGGACGCGTCGCGGCGAGGGCGCGCGCCAACCTCCGTGTCTCGAAGGCACGCGCGAGGCGCATCACTTGGACCCAACGCAGCCGGAGGTTTTCCTCGGCGAGCAACGCGCGGTCGGTCGCGCGGCGCGCGCGCTGGTACGAAGCGGCGGGTGCGGAGCGCAGCAGCAGACGAAGCGCAGGCGCATCCCGCCTGAGCGTGCGCTCGAAGTCCGCGCGAAACGGGTCGAGCAGCTCCGGCCAGCGTTCCGCGAGCCGCAGCACGAGCGCGCGCTGGGCCTCGTCCTCCTCTGCACCGAGCGCTTCGACGCGAGCCGCGGCCTCGCCGAGCTGCGTCTCGAGCGTCGCCCGCGTGGACTCGGCGTCGCCTTCGCTGGCGATGCCCAAGAGCGC contains:
- a CDS encoding VOC family protein, coding for MSERPFKVLGIQQIAVGGPDKAALRRLWVDTLGLTLHGNFQSEKENVDEDIAVLGSGPFKVEVDLMQPIDPEKKPRVDQPALNHIGLWVDDIHVAVEWLTAQGMRFTPGGIRKGAAGYDVCFVHPKGNEATPLSGEGVLIELVQAPPEVVEAFSKLA
- a CDS encoding M23 family metallopeptidase; its protein translation is MSFAGLCLVVLAIRQPPASALPDDAGARAVPRVTGVGARRTRGVSMPVKLALRPFTFSEEAAVSPVEFGLVASGFGYRRARLRRRRQFHAGIDFRARYGTAVLAARRGVVRHVASESDTQHGFLGYGNAVVVHHPDTDDFTLYAHLSAVLVVPGQMLVAGEKLGRVGNTNNQRFRGMTSHLHFEVRQRDSDGAEPFPGPYRDNAVDPLPWLVQHGMPLGVRRAVGLAYRADAPAGEEPLARLEALEDALASAHP